The DNA window GCAAGTCGTTCGGCGCGTTCTACGGCAAGATCGAGAAGCAGGACATCGTCATCGCGATCGGTGTCGAGACCGACGTCCCGGACCCGAAGTCGGCGCTGAACGGCACGTTCGCCGGCATCGGCATCGGCGGCCTCGAGGTCAAGAACCTCTCCGACGCCGGCACCGGCGACCTCGGCGGCGAGGCCCAGTGCGGCACCGCCAACGCGTCCGACATCGACGTCGCGGTCTGCAGCTGGGCCGACGAGGGCAGCATCGGCATGGTCATGTGGTACTTCAAGACCGCCGCGAAGGTGAAGACCGAGTTCCCGAAGCTCCGTGCGGAGATCGAGAAGAAGAGCTGACGTGCGCCGCGCCGGCCGTGACCCGCTCAGGGCCGGCGCGGGACGCTCACGCTGGCCGTCACGACCGGCGTGGTGTCGGCGGCCGGCAGGGTCACGGTGACCTCCAGCCCGCCGCCCTCCTGAGCCACGGCGGAGACCGTGCCGCCGTGCGCGTCGCAGACCGCCCGGACGATGGAGAGACCCAACCCCGACCCCCGCGACCCGGTACGCTCCCAGCCGCCCCGCTGGAACGGCTCGAACAGTCCCGGGACGTCGGCCGGCTCGACCTCGTAACCGGTGTTGCCGACGACGAGCCGGGTCTGCCCGTTCACCGACTCGGTGCGCAGCCAGAGCCGGCCGAGCAGATGGTTGTAACGGATCGCGTTCTCGATCAGGTTGCCGGCCAGCCGGTCCAGCAGGCTCGGGTCACCGACCACCGGGGCCGGCTGCAGGTCGGTGCTGACGTCCAGTTTCAGCCGCTCCGCCTCGGCCTTGACCGCGGAGAGCGCGTTGTAGACGCTCGTCGCCAGGTCGGCCGGGACCTTGCGGACCAGCCGCCGGCCGGACTGTGCTTCCGAGCGGGCCAGCACCAGCAGCGCGTCGACCAGGCCGTTCGCCCGCTCCGAGGCGTTGCGGACCACCTTCGCCATCCGGCGGTACTCCGCCACATCGGCCTCGTCGTCGCTGAGCGTCACGTCGATCTCGGTCCGCATCACCGCGAGCGGGGTGCGCAGCTCGTGCGAGGCGTTCGCCACGAACCGTTTCTGCGACTCGAACGCGGCCGCCAGCCGGTCCAGCATCGCGTCGAACGTGCGCGCCAGCTCGGCCACCTCGTCGTCCGCCCCGGAGTACCGGATCCGCTGGTCCAGCGTCTCCTCGCCGAGCCGCTGGGCGGTCTGGGTCACGCTGTGCAGCGGGCGCAGGGCGCGACCGGCCACCGCGTACGCCCCGGCGATGCCGATGATGCCGATCGCGACGAGCGCGCTGAAGCCGTTCACCAGCAGCTCCCGGGACGCCTGCGCGACCATGTCGGTCTGCCAGGCCAGCGCCTCCCGGGTGCTGCCGTCGCTCAGCGTCACGGTCGAGCCGGCCCGCAGGTCGTCGACCGGGTGCAGCGACTCGCTGACCAGCAGCCAGGCGAGCAGCACGAGCACCGCGCCGGCCCCGATCAACAGGATGCCGTTGAGCAGGGTCAGCCGCAGGCGGAGCGTGGGTCGCATGCTGAGGCCCAGCGCCCGGCGTTTCGCGCCGAGGTAGACGGTCACGAGGCCACGACCGGCTCGGGCACGCGGTAACCCGCGCCGACCACCGTCTCGATCAGCGGCGGATCGCCGATCTTCTTACGCAGCGTGTTGATCGTGACCCGGACGGTCGTGGTGAACGGGTCGGTGTTGGCGTCCCAGACCCGCTCCAGCAGCTCCTCGGTGGACACCACCCCACCGCGCGCCTTGACCAGCTCCTCCAGGACGCCGAACTCCTTGTTGGTCAGCTCGATCGGCACGCCGCCACGGGTCACCACCCGGCGGGTCTGGTCGAGCACCAGGTTGCCGACGGTGAGCACCGGCGGCGCGGCCGGGGTGGCCCGCCGGCCCAGCGCCTGCACCCGGGCCACCAGCTCCTCGAACGCGAACGGCTTGGCGAGGTAGTCGTCGGCGCCCAGCTCCAGGCCCTCGACCCGGTCGGCGACGGTCCCGCTGGCGGTGAGCATCAACACCCGGGTCAGGGCGCCGGACGCGACCAGCTCGGCGCAGATCTCATCGCCGTGCATGCCCGGCAGGTCCCGGTCCAGCACCACCACGTCGTACCGGGTCACGTAGGCCATCTCGTGGCCCTGCAAGCCGTCGTACGCGACGTCGACCGCCATCCCCTTGCGGCGCAGCCCGCGGGCGATCGCATCCGCCAGGTTCCGCTCGTCTTCCACCACCAGCACGCGCATGCCCAAAGCCTAATCAAGCCGCCAAACGCCCACCGACGCGTCGAGCCGGCGGCAGATCAGCGCGCCCGCGGCGAAGTGACAGTCACCGGCGACCCGGTCGGCCACCCCGGACACCCGGATCCGCATCCGGCGCATGTCGAGCACCCCGTACCAGACCCGGTCCTCGCCGGAGACCACCCGCCGCACGTACGCGGTGTCCGGTTCCGGCCCCGGCCCGCCGCTCTCCCAGCGCCCCGCCTCGCCCAGCACGTCGCCGGTGGCCGGGTCGAGCACGAAGTGCTCCGGGAAGGCGGTGCCGGGCAGCCCGGTGACCAGATAACCGCCGACCCGCTCGGCGTAGTTCCACCGGTCCGAGGACCAGCGTTCCCGCCCGGTCCGCGGGTCGATCACCATGATTCCGCGCTGCGGCAGGAACGCGCAGATCAGGTCGCCGCACGGGCTCGGGTTGCGGTACCAGCTCAGGTTCACCCCGCTGTGCCAGCGCTGCCGCAGGCCCTCGGTCGCGTCGTACCCGGTGGTGCCGTCGCTGCGCGCCCCGATCAGCGCCATGTCGCCGGCCGGCCAGAGCGAGAGGGTCTCCGGGCCGCGCTCCGGGATGTTCCGCGTGGCGCTGAGCCGACCGGTCCGGGTGTCCCAGGCCAGCAGCCGGCGGTCCGTGGTCAGCTGGTAGAGCCAGTCCGGGTAGGCGCCGCCGTGCGTGGACGGCGACATCACGTCGTCGCCGGGCTGGCGCAGGCTCCAGCGCACCTCCCCGGTCGCCAGGTCCAGCCCGCGCCACCAGAACCCGGTGTCGTCCTCCTCCCGGACCAGCGCCAGGCGGTCCGCCGGGGAGACGCCCTCGACCAGGACCGGGAGCCGCCACACCGGGTCCGGGTCGGTCGCCCGCAGCGCGATCGTGCCGAACCGGGAGGTTCGCTCGTTCAGGACGCTGAGCAGCAGCATGTCACCGGCGGCGGCCACGTCGAGGATCTCGCCGGTGAGCGCGACCAGGTGCCAGGAGAGCAGTCGCGCGTCCGGCAGCGAGAGGGACCGGACGACGCGGACGCCCGGGGACGTCTGCCGGCCGATCACGTAGAGCCGGTCGCCGACCACCCGGAGCACGTCGCCCTGGGCGGCCGGCACGATCGCCGGCGGCGCCGGCCGGTCCGGCTGGACGGCCCCGCCCAGACCCACCACCAGGATCATCGAGAGGATCGCGAGCAGCACACGGGACGGCACCGGCGGCGCCTCGGCCGGAACGGCCGGGGCCAGTGACTCGCCGCGCGGCACCTCGCCGAGATCGATCAGCACAGGGCTCACACCGGGCTCCCCGCACGCAGGGACTTCAGTGTGCCCCCTGAAGGGTCAGATCCGGTACGCCCAGACGCCCAGTCCGTGCTCATCCCGGCAGACCACGTGCCGTTCGTCGGCCGCGCACTCGGCGCTCGCCGTCTCGGCCGCGCCGAGAACCCGGACCTCGGCATGCCCGGGCAGCACCACGCCGAACAGCGAACGGCCGGCATCGTGGTCACGCCGCAGCACCAGCGCCTCGCCCGGTGACGACCCCGGCGCCTGGGCCACCACCATGTCCCAGCCGGTCAGGTCGGCCACCGTGCGGCCGGTGAGCGGGTCGGCCAGCCGGACCGGCACGTCGGTGTGGGTCTGGGTCTCCAGCACCGCTCCGGCCCGCATCTCCAGGTCGATCTCCGCTGTCACCGGCCAGACCGGCTCGCCGGTGGCCGGGTCCAGCACGGACTGCTCCCTGAGCGGCCCGGAGCAGATCACGCCGAGGCAGACCGGGATCTCGCCCGGCGTCCGCGGCACCCGGTGCTCCCAGAGCCTGCGCAGCGTCCGGACGTCGTAGCCGGCCTGCACACCGGCCGTCTCGTAGCCGACCAGGGCAACCTGGCCGGCGACGGCGCCGCTTGACGGGCCGGAGCCGTCCCGCTCGGGCAGCGCCGCCTCGGCGAGAGTCTCCCCTGTTGCCCCGGCGAGCAGGGTGAGCCGCTGCGACGACGTGATCAGGACGGCGGCCGGCGTGCCGGGGACCGGGTCGACGGTGACCGAACCGCCGGGCGCCGCGGTCCACAACGTCTTCCCGGTCACCAGGTCGACACCGCGCACCTCGGTGCGGAGCGGCGGCTCGGTGTGCGGCACGCCGGTGGCCGAGAAGTAGAGCGCACCCGGATCGCCGGAGGCCTGGTCGTACTCGGTGCCGGGGCGGAACACGCGCTCCACCACGACACCGGTGCCGCCGGAGTCCAGCAGGGTCAGCGAGTTCGTCATGGTCCACCGGATCCGGCCGGTGGCGACGTCCATGGCGGTCGTGGTGTACCCCTCGGAGACCAGCACCGAGTCGGCGGCCTGCTGGATCGTCACCCCGCCGAACAGGCCGCTACCGACCTCGTACTCCGCGCCGATGGGCACCGCGCTGGTCCAGAGCCGCTCCGGCTCCGGGTCCAGCCGCCAGGCGGTCAGCTCCCGTGCGATGCCGCGCGACGAGGCGGTGTAGGCGTTTCCCCCGGCCAGCCGCAGCGGCATCTCCACAACGTCCATCGGCCCGGCCAGGCCCAGGTAACGCCAGCGGACCGCGGCACCGGGCGCGGCGCCACCCAGCGTGATCAGCAGGACCGCCGCGAGCAGCAGGCCGGCGTGCCGGTACCGCCGGGGCGGCGGGCGCAGGCCGGCCGCCGGGCCGGGCTCCGGGACGCGGTCCAGGTCGATCAGCGTCACACCGAAACCCTTCACGTGAGCGGTCGTCAGCCGGCGCCCGCCGCGGTCCGGTAGGCCCAGACGACCAGTTCACCGAAGGACGACCGGCAGACCAGCCGTTCCGGTGCGGACTGGCAGCCGCCGGTGCCGGCCGGCAGTTCCGCCAGCAGCCGCGGCCGCCGGGTGTCCGGCGCCGCGATCGCGACCATGGTACGCGTGCTCGTGGAGGCGTCCCGCGTCACCAGTAACTCCCCGTTACCGGGGCTGCCCGGCACCAGGTCCCAGCCGGACAGGTCCACCAGTGTCCCGCCGGTCTGCGGGTCGGCCAGCGCGACCGGGTCCTGCCCCGCGTATCCGACCAGGGCGGTGCCCTCCTGCTCCACGGTCCGCCAGTCACCGCGCTGCCAGCGGTGATCCCCGGTGGCGGGGTCGACGGCGCGGACGCCGTACTGGCCGATCAGGCAGGCGAGCAGGCCGCACGGGACGACCCGGTCGGTGCCCCGCACGGTCACGGTCCACAGCGGCCGCAGATCCGCCGGGTCGTAGGCGGAGATCGCGGTCCCGGACGGCCCGGGATGGCGCAGCAGCAGCGTGCCCCCGGCGACCACCGGGTTGTCCGGGTCGTAGTCGGCGGCCGGGAACCTCCGGGAGGCCAGATGCCGGCCGTTCGCCGTGTCGTACAGGTCGGCGACCTGGTCGTCGCCGATCAGCAGCGTCCGGGGCTCGGTGTCGGCCGGGCCGGGCACCCCGAGCAGCACCGCGGTCCGGCGCAGGTGGAGCTGCCAGCGGACGTCGCCGATCACCGGGTCGATCACCTGGACGGTGTTCTCCACCCGGCGGCCCGGCCCGGAGCTGGTCCGCACGTCGTCGACGGCGAACAGCAGCGAGGTGCCGGCGAAACTGATCACGTTGTGCTGGTTGCGCCACTGGTGGCCGCCGGTCGACAGCGACAGGGCAGTGGTGCCGACCGCGAACCGCCCGAACGGCCGCAGCAGCAGCATCCCGGCCGCGGTGCGCAGCCGGGAGACCTGCATGTCCTGCCGCACGCTCCACCGCAGCTCCCCGCTCTGCAGATGGTACGAGCTGAGGGTGGCGCCGGTCTGGGCGAGCAACCGGCCGCCCTCGGTGATCGCGTAGGGCTCGCCGGGGGCGATCGGGATGCTCAGCAGCGGGGTGAGCGCCGGCGGCCGGCGCAGCGGCCCGGACGCCCCGGCGAGCAGGAGCACGAGAACGGTCAGGAGCGCCGGGGCGAACCAGGGCGACGTGGTCGGCCGCCCCGGTTGCTCATATGTCTCCGGTTCCCCGCGATCCAGCCCGAGATCGATGACGACTGGCTCACCCATCCATCCAACGTAACGGTTGGATAACGAGATCGCCCATCGGCCGATCGATCAGACCGCGGCCGTCGCCTCCCCGGCCGGAGCGGCGTCCAGGCGGGACACCGTCTCGGTCACCTCGCGGGCGACGTCCTGCGCGGTCAGGCCCAGGGCGGTGAGGATCTCGGCGCGGGTGCCGTGCGGGTGGAAGCCGACCGGCACGCCGAAGTCGCGCAGCGGCACCGCGACGCCCGCGTCCCGCAGGGCGCTCGCCACCGCGTCACCCACGCCACCGGTACGGACGCCGTCCTCCAGGGTCACCACGAGGCGGTGGGCCGCGGCCAGGCCGGTCAGCTCGATCGGCACCGGGCGGACCCAGCGCGGGTCAACGACGGTCACGCCGTACCCCTGCTCGGCGAGCCGCTCCGCGGCGTCCAGACCGAGGCCCGCGAACGAGCCGACCGCGACCAGCAGAATGTCTTTTCTCTCGTCCTCGCGCAGCACGTCGATCTGGCCGACCCGGCGCAGCGCCGGGGTGGCCGGGGCGACCGAGCCGGTCGGGAAGCGCACGATCGTCGGGCCGTCGTCGACCGCGACCGCCTCCCGCAGCTCCTCACGCAGGGTCTCGGCGTCCCGCGGGGCGGCGATCCGCAGGCCCGGCACCACGCCGAAGACGCTCATGTCCCACATGCCGTAGTGGCTCGGCCCGTCCGGCCCGGTGATCCCGGCCCGGTCCAGCACGAACGTCACCGGCAGCCGGTGCATCGCCACGTCGAGCAGCACCTGGTCGAACGCGCGGTTCAGGAACGTGGCGTAGACCGCCACCACCGGGTGCAGCCCGCCCATCGCCAGGCCGGCCGCGCTCGTCGCCGCGTGCTGCTCGGCGATGCCCACGTCGTAGGTCCGCTCCGGGTACTTCTTCGCCAGCGCGGCGATGCCGGTCGGCTCGGCCATCGCGGCGGTGATACCCACCACGTCCGGCCGCTCGTCGGCGATCCGGACCAGCTCCTCGGAGAAGACCTTCGTCCACTTCAGCGACGGCTTCGCGGTCAGCGCGCCGGTCTGCGGGTCGAACGCGCCCGGACCGTGCAGGCAGTCCGCCTCGTCCTGCTCGGCGGGGAGGTAACCGTAGCCCTTGCGGGTCACCGCGTGCACGATCACCGGGGCGTTGAAGCCCTTGGCGCGGCGCAGCGCCGACTCCATCGCCTGCTGGTCGTGGCCGTCCACCGGCCCGATGTACTTCAGGCCGAGGTCCTCGAACATCGGCTGCGGGCTGACCGCGTCCTTGATGCCCTTCTTGACCGCGTGCAGCACCTCGAAGACCGGCTTGCCCACCACGGGCGTCTGGCCCAGCGCGTCCTTGACCAGGTCGAGCACCTTCTCGTAGCCCGGGTTCAGCCGCAGCGTGGAGAGGTGGTCGGCCAGGCCGCCGATGGTCGGCGCGTACGACCGGCCGTTGTCGTTGACGACGATGACCAGCCGGTTCTTCGTGGCGGCGATGTTGTTCAACGCCTCCCAGCACATGCCACCGGTCAGCGCGCCGTCGCCGACCACGGCCACCACGTGCCGCTCCTCGCCGCGCAGCGCGAACGCCTTGGCCAGGCCGTCGGCGTAGGACAGGGCGGTGGAGGCGTGCGAGTTCTCGATCAGGTCGTGCTCGCTCTCGGCCTGGCTCGGGTAGCCGGTGAGGCCACCCCGCTGGCGCAGCAGGTCGAAGCCGTCCTGACGGCCGGTCACCATCTTGTGCACGTACGACTGGTGGCCGGTGTCGAAGAGGATCTTGTCGCGCGGTGAGTCGAAGACACGGTGCATCGCGAGGGTCATCTCGACCACGCCGAGGTTCGGACCGAGGTGGCCGCCGGTCCGCGACACCTTGGCGACGAGGAAGTCACGAATCTCGGCCGCGAGCAGGGTCAGCTGCTCCGGGGTCAGTCGCTTGAGATCACCGGGCTCGGTGATGCTCGCCAGCAGGCCGGCCGGGGTCGAGGGGGAGTCGCTCATGAGGGAGCAGTCTATCGGTGCTCCGCCGTGGCGCACCTTACGCGAACGGCCGATGCCGATCCTCCACACAACCTCCACATCCTCGCAACCGGTCACCCCGGCTGGCCGGCCGTACCGATGGTCGGGCATCCTGGAGGTCACGCAGCGACTGGCGGCACGGGGATGGTTCAACCATCGGGGAGCTCGTTGCGGAGAGTCGACCGCCTGGGCTCCCGCGGGGGTCACGCGTATGTCCGCTCGTCTTCTTCCCGGCGCTCCCGTCGCCGAGTCCGTGCTCGCCGACGTCCGGCAGCGGGTCGCCGCGCTCAAGGACCGCGGCGTCCAGCCGAGCCTCGCCACCATCCTGGTCGGCGACGACGACGCCAGCGCCGGTTACATCCGGATCAAACAGAAGCAGGCCGCCGAGCTGGGCTTCTCCTCCCCGCACGAGCACCTCAGCGGCGACGTCACGCAGGCCGACCTGCTCCGGGTGATCGCCGGCTTCAACGACGACAAGGACGTGCACGGCGTCCTCATCCAGTACCCGATCCCGGCCCACCTGGACTACGACGCGGCGCTGCAGACGCTCGACCCCGACAAGGACGTCGACGGCATGCACCCGCTCAACATGGGCCGGCTCGCGGTCGGGCTGCCCGGGCCGCTGCCGTGCACCCCGGCCGGCATCGAGGCGCTGCTCGCCTTCCACGGCGTCGAGATCTCCGGTCGCGAGGTCGTCATCCTCGGCCGCGGTGCCACGCTGGGCCGCCCGCTTGCCATGCTGCTCGCCCAGAAACGCCCCACCGCGAACGCCGCCGTCACCGTGGTGCACACCGGCGTGAAGGACTGGCCGCGCTACACCCAGCGCGCCGAGATCCTGATCGCCGCCGCCGGCGTACCAGGCATCATCCAGCCCGAGCACGTGAAGCCGGGGGCCGTGGTGATCGGCGCGGGCGTGCGTTACGAGGGCCGCCGCCTGCTCCCGGACGTCGACGAGTCCTGCGCCGAGGTGGCGGGCGCCATCACCCCCCGCGTCGGCGGCGTCGGCCCGACCACGGTCGCGATGCTCTTCCGCAACGCGGTGAGCGCCGCCGAACGCGCCGGCTGAGCCAGCTGGCTCCGCTTCGCGGCAAAACGGCCTTTTGACCCGGTGAGTTGGCCGTTGGTTTCCCGCCACCCGCACACCCCGCGGGCGTCGGCAAACCAGCGTCCAACTCACCGGCGGCGTTTTGCGGGTCGCCCCCCTGCTTACGTGCTCTTGCCGAGACTGAACGTCAGGGTGGGTGGGGGTGATCACACCCGGTGCAGGAGGGCCACGCACTCCACGTGCTGGGTCATCGGGAAGCAGTCGAAGGCTCTGATCTCGACCGGGGCCCAGCCCTCGGCCCGGAAGGTCTTCAGGTCCCGGGCCAGGGCTGCCGGGTCGCAGGCGACGTAGGCGACGGCCCGCGGGGTGGCTGCGGCCACCGCGCGGACGACCTTGGCGCCGGCGCCGGCCCGGGGTGGGTCGAGGACGACGAGGTCGACCGGGGCGGTCAGGCGGCGGCGGGAGAGGGCCGCGTCGACCTTGGCCTCGACCACCTCGACCTCGGGGAGGCCGGCCAGGTTCCGGCGGGCCGCGGCGACGCCCGCCGGTGACGACTCGACCACGGTGGTCCGCGCTCCGGTGCGGGCTGCCAGGGCCGCCGCGAAGAGGCCGGCGCCGCCGTACAGATCCCAGGAGACCTCGCCCCGCGCCGGCTCCAGCATCGTCAGCACCGCGTCCACCAGCGTGTCGGCGGCGGCCGGGTGGATCTGCCAAAACCCTTCCGGGGGTACGGCCCAGGCCCGCCCTCCGGCGATCTCGGTCACCTCGCCCGGACCGGAGAGGCGGGTCAGCGTGCCACCGGCCGGGGCGTCGCCGAGATCGTCCGCCGCCGTGCCGCCGGACGATCCGGCCGGGCGGGCCAGCACCGCGACGTCGCCGCCGGTGGAGGCGACCACCTGCAGCGCGTCCGCGTCCGGCCAGGTGCGGGACAGCAGGTCGAGCTCCTGGACGGCGGGGTGGGCGATCACACAGCGGTCGATCGGGACGACCTGGTGCGACCGGTGCTGGAGCAGGCCGGGGCGGTCGAGGGCGTCGATCGCGTAACGGACCCGGCTGCGCCATCCGAGCAGTCGCTCCGCGTCCGGTTCGGCCCGGTCACCGGAGGTGGCGGGACGGTCGGGTGCGGTGGGCAACGGCTCCACGCGTACAAAAATCTTGTCTTGATCTTCGGGGTTGATCCCGGCCAGGCGGGTGAGCTGGTCGCGGACCACGTCGGCTTTCCAGCGCAGCTGCGCGTCGGCGGAGACATGCTGCAGGTCACAGCCACCGCAGCCGCCCGGGTGAGCGAACGCGCAGGGCGGGGTGACCCGGTCCGGCGACGGCTCGTGGACCTCCACCGCGTCGGCGCGCAGGTAACCCTTGTGCAGCTCGGTGATCTCGGCGGTGACCCGCTCGCCCGGCAGCGCGTGCCGGACGAAGATCACTCGGCCGTGCGGGCCGCCGAGCCGGGCCACGCAGTGCCCGCCGTGCGCCGGAGCGCCCACGGTCACCTCGACCCGGTCACCCTCGACAAGATCGTCGGTCATCTCGTAGCTCTCGATCATGAGGACTCACCCGGTCCGGGCTGGTCGGCGGGTGGCTCGCTGCGGTTGCGCGGACCCCGCGCCGGCGCCCGGGTCAGGCCGCGGTCCAGGCGGTCCAGGTCACGGTCCTGGCTGGACCGCAACTGCCAGGGCACGCTGGTGACCATCACGCCGGGCTCGAAGAGCAGCCGGCCCTTGATCCGCAGAGCGCTCTGGTTGTGCAACAGATTCTCCCACCAGCGGCCGACCACGTATTCCGGAACGAAGACGGTGACCACGTCCCGGGGCGAGGCCCGGCGCACGCTCTTCACGAAGTCGATGATCGGACGGGTGATCTCCCGGTACGGCGAGTCGACGACGGTCAGCGGCACCGGGATCTGCCGGCGCTCCCACTCCGCCTGGATGGCCCGGGTGTCCTGGTCGTCGACGTTCACGGTGACCGCGGTGATCGAGTCCGGGCGGGTGGCCTGGGCGTAGGCGACCGCGCGCAGCGTCGGCTGGTGCACCTTGCTGACCAGCACCACGGCGTGGTTGCGGGACGGCAGGATGGGCCGCTCGTCGGTCGGCTTGAGCTCCTCGGCGACCCGTGTGTAGTGCCGGTGGATGGCGAGCATGACGCCGTAGATGACCACCATGGCGGCGATCGCGATCCACGCGCCGAGCAGGAACTTGGTGATCAGCACCACGATCAGGACCGCGCCGGTGAGCACCATGCCGAACGTGTTGATCGCCCGGGAGCGGATCATCTGCCGCCGGCGCTCCGGATCACGCTGGGTCCGCAGCAGCCGGTTCCAGTGCCGGATCATGCCGGCCTGGGACAGCGTGAACGACACGAAGACGCCCACGATGTAGAGCTGGATCAGCTTGGTGACCTCGGCGTGGAACGCCACGATCAGCACCATCGCGGCGATCGCCAGGAACGCGATGCCGTTGCTGAACGCCAGCCGGTCGCCGCGGGTGTGGAACTGGCGGGGAAGGTACCGGTCCTGGGCGAGGATCGAGCCGAGCACCGGGAAGCCGTTGAACGCGGTGTTCGCGGCCAGGAACAGGATCAGCGCGGTCACCGCGCCGACCAGGTAGAGCAGGATCGAGCCGTTGCCGAAGACCGTCTCGGCGATCTGGGTGGTGACCGTCTTCTGCACGTAGTCGGCCGGCCCGGAGATGATCTGCAGGCCGGGGTCCTCGACGTACTGCAGGTGGGTGGCGCGGGCCAGCAGGATGATGCCCGAGAGCATCACGATCGCGAGGCCGCCGAGCAGCAGCAGCGTGGTCGCGGCGTTCTTGCTCTTCGGCTGCTTGAACGCGGGCACGCCGTTGGAGATCGCCTCGACGCCGGTCAGCGCCGCGCAGCCCGAGGAGAACGTCCGCAACAGCAGGAACGCGAACGCGAAGCTGGTCAGATGGTGTTCCTCCGCGGCGATCACCAGGTCGGCGCTCGGCGCCCGCAGGTCGTCACCGAGCACGAAGACCCGGAACAGCCCGGTCAGGATCATGCCGACGATCACGATGATGAACAGGTACGTCGGCACCGCGAACGCGGTCCCGGACTCCCGCAGCCCGCGCAGGTTGAGCGCGCTGAGCAGGAGCACCGCGGTGATCGCGATGCCGACCTTGTGCTCCGCGACCCAGGGCACCACCGAACCGAGGTTCGTCACCCCGGACGAGACCGAGACCGCCACCGTGAGGATGTAGTCGACCAGCAGCGCGCTGGCGACGCCGAGACCC is part of the Actinoplanes missouriensis 431 genome and encodes:
- a CDS encoding response regulator transcription factor; protein product: MRVLVVEDERNLADAIARGLRRKGMAVDVAYDGLQGHEMAYVTRYDVVVLDRDLPGMHGDEICAELVASGALTRVLMLTASGTVADRVEGLELGADDYLAKPFAFEELVARVQALGRRATPAAPPVLTVGNLVLDQTRRVVTRGGVPIELTNKEFGVLEELVKARGGVVSTEELLERVWDANTDPFTTTVRVTINTLRKKIGDPPLIETVVGAGYRVPEPVVAS
- a CDS encoding outer membrane protein assembly factor BamB family protein, with amino-acid sequence MGEPVVIDLGLDRGEPETYEQPGRPTTSPWFAPALLTVLVLLLAGASGPLRRPPALTPLLSIPIAPGEPYAITEGGRLLAQTGATLSSYHLQSGELRWSVRQDMQVSRLRTAAGMLLLRPFGRFAVGTTALSLSTGGHQWRNQHNVISFAGTSLLFAVDDVRTSSGPGRRVENTVQVIDPVIGDVRWQLHLRRTAVLLGVPGPADTEPRTLLIGDDQVADLYDTANGRHLASRRFPAADYDPDNPVVAGGTLLLRHPGPSGTAISAYDPADLRPLWTVTVRGTDRVVPCGLLACLIGQYGVRAVDPATGDHRWQRGDWRTVEQEGTALVGYAGQDPVALADPQTGGTLVDLSGWDLVPGSPGNGELLVTRDASTSTRTMVAIAAPDTRRPRLLAELPAGTGGCQSAPERLVCRSSFGELVVWAYRTAAGAG
- a CDS encoding outer membrane protein assembly factor BamB family protein — translated: MSPVLIDLGEVPRGESLAPAVPAEAPPVPSRVLLAILSMILVVGLGGAVQPDRPAPPAIVPAAQGDVLRVVGDRLYVIGRQTSPGVRVVRSLSLPDARLLSWHLVALTGEILDVAAAGDMLLLSVLNERTSRFGTIALRATDPDPVWRLPVLVEGVSPADRLALVREEDDTGFWWRGLDLATGEVRWSLRQPGDDVMSPSTHGGAYPDWLYQLTTDRRLLAWDTRTGRLSATRNIPERGPETLSLWPAGDMALIGARSDGTTGYDATEGLRQRWHSGVNLSWYRNPSPCGDLICAFLPQRGIMVIDPRTGRERWSSDRWNYAERVGGYLVTGLPGTAFPEHFVLDPATGDVLGEAGRWESGGPGPEPDTAYVRRVVSGEDRVWYGVLDMRRMRIRVSGVADRVAGDCHFAAGALICRRLDASVGVWRLD
- the dxs gene encoding 1-deoxy-D-xylulose-5-phosphate synthase; this encodes MSDSPSTPAGLLASITEPGDLKRLTPEQLTLLAAEIRDFLVAKVSRTGGHLGPNLGVVEMTLAMHRVFDSPRDKILFDTGHQSYVHKMVTGRQDGFDLLRQRGGLTGYPSQAESEHDLIENSHASTALSYADGLAKAFALRGEERHVVAVVGDGALTGGMCWEALNNIAATKNRLVIVVNDNGRSYAPTIGGLADHLSTLRLNPGYEKVLDLVKDALGQTPVVGKPVFEVLHAVKKGIKDAVSPQPMFEDLGLKYIGPVDGHDQQAMESALRRAKGFNAPVIVHAVTRKGYGYLPAEQDEADCLHGPGAFDPQTGALTAKPSLKWTKVFSEELVRIADERPDVVGITAAMAEPTGIAALAKKYPERTYDVGIAEQHAATSAAGLAMGGLHPVVAVYATFLNRAFDQVLLDVAMHRLPVTFVLDRAGITGPDGPSHYGMWDMSVFGVVPGLRIAAPRDAETLREELREAVAVDDGPTIVRFPTGSVAPATPALRRVGQIDVLREDERKDILLVAVGSFAGLGLDAAERLAEQGYGVTVVDPRWVRPVPIELTGLAAAHRLVVTLEDGVRTGGVGDAVASALRDAGVAVPLRDFGVPVGFHPHGTRAEILTALGLTAQDVAREVTETVSRLDAAPAGEATAAV
- a CDS encoding sensor histidine kinase, encoding MRPTLRLRLTLLNGILLIGAGAVLVLLAWLLVSESLHPVDDLRAGSTVTLSDGSTREALAWQTDMVAQASRELLVNGFSALVAIGIIGIAGAYAVAGRALRPLHSVTQTAQRLGEETLDQRIRYSGADDEVAELARTFDAMLDRLAAAFESQKRFVANASHELRTPLAVMRTEIDVTLSDDEADVAEYRRMAKVVRNASERANGLVDALLVLARSEAQSGRRLVRKVPADLATSVYNALSAVKAEAERLKLDVSTDLQPAPVVGDPSLLDRLAGNLIENAIRYNHLLGRLWLRTESVNGQTRLVVGNTGYEVEPADVPGLFEPFQRGGWERTGSRGSGLGLSIVRAVCDAHGGTVSAVAQEGGGLEVTVTLPAADTTPVVTASVSVPRRP
- a CDS encoding outer membrane protein assembly factor BamB family protein: MTLIDLDRVPEPGPAAGLRPPPRRYRHAGLLLAAVLLITLGGAAPGAAVRWRYLGLAGPMDVVEMPLRLAGGNAYTASSRGIARELTAWRLDPEPERLWTSAVPIGAEYEVGSGLFGGVTIQQAADSVLVSEGYTTTAMDVATGRIRWTMTNSLTLLDSGGTGVVVERVFRPGTEYDQASGDPGALYFSATGVPHTEPPLRTEVRGVDLVTGKTLWTAAPGGSVTVDPVPGTPAAVLITSSQRLTLLAGATGETLAEAALPERDGSGPSSGAVAGQVALVGYETAGVQAGYDVRTLRRLWEHRVPRTPGEIPVCLGVICSGPLREQSVLDPATGEPVWPVTAEIDLEMRAGAVLETQTHTDVPVRLADPLTGRTVADLTGWDMVVAQAPGSSPGEALVLRRDHDAGRSLFGVVLPGHAEVRVLGAAETASAECAADERHVVCRDEHGLGVWAYRI
- a CDS encoding bifunctional 5,10-methylenetetrahydrofolate dehydrogenase/5,10-methenyltetrahydrofolate cyclohydrolase encodes the protein MSARLLPGAPVAESVLADVRQRVAALKDRGVQPSLATILVGDDDASAGYIRIKQKQAAELGFSSPHEHLSGDVTQADLLRVIAGFNDDKDVHGVLIQYPIPAHLDYDAALQTLDPDKDVDGMHPLNMGRLAVGLPGPLPCTPAGIEALLAFHGVEISGREVVILGRGATLGRPLAMLLAQKRPTANAAVTVVHTGVKDWPRYTQRAEILIAAAGVPGIIQPEHVKPGAVVIGAGVRYEGRRLLPDVDESCAEVAGAITPRVGGVGPTTVAMLFRNAVSAAERAG